CCAATTTGCCAAAACAAAAGAGTCATTACTCTCATTTATTGCTACTCCATCTATCTTTGCCGCTGTAGCTAAATTTGTTACTTCCACTTTATAGCTTCCAGGCATAGCTCCCACAGACGCCGTAGCACTAACCCCAGCACTTTCTCCTGCTACGCTATTAGTAGCCGTTACATCAAACCCCGCATAGTTATTTTTACTTAACATATTAGTATCGGGTTTTAAGTTATCAAAATATGTGTCTTTAATAGCAGCTGTATCTGATAATATATCCCTATAAAGCTCCTGCCTCCACGATACTATTTGTCTATCCTGTTTCATCTTATCAACTTTCATGGTGTAAGGTTTCATCATTTGCTTTACTAGTGTTTCTGTATCCAGTCCTGAAGCCATCCCAGTAATTCTCATTTAATACAACCTCCTTTTACATAGTTGAGATTTAAAAATAATTTTTCTGCTACGCATAAAAATCTCCACTTTCCATTCTCAACTATCTACTTTCCACCTTTAGATACTTTATAAGCCTCATTCCAAGTATCTCTAACGTCTTCAATCAGTGGAATAACCTCATTCATAATCTCTTCACTTTTTTTAATATTAGCCTCCGTAAGTCGTCGAGTTATAAACTCATAAACTTTCATTAAACTCTCTGCCCATTCTCCACCTTTTGCCACATCCAAAGTTGCCATTAACTCATAAAATATATTTTGAGTTTTTACAATATTTTCGTGTGCCTTTTTAACATCTTTATCTAAGATAGCTTGTCTACCTATTTTTGAAAATTTTGAAGCCCCATCTACTAACATTAAAAGCAATTGATCCTTTGAAGCAAAATTAACACTATTATTTTTATAAGTACTGAATGCATTTCCATAAGCGTTCATTGCCATATTCCCTCACCTCTACTTTTTAGTATCTATAAAATTTCCCATAATTCTTTGCTCTTTTTCTAAAACCTCTTTAAAAACCTCTACGTCATATTGATTATTTATAAATGCACCTACAGTTATTTTATGGTTTTTCTTATATTTCAAAAGCTTACTACTAAATTCTTGGTAAGACTTTGAGTTATCTTTAGGATTTCTATCTTTATTTATACTTATTGAATCTTTTCTATGAACTACACCCGACTTTGTTGTATCCTTAACTCTCTGTCTTATTTCAACATCAATTTTATTTAATTTAAATTCCATAATACCCTCCCATCTTTATCCTAGTGGGTTACGCCTTTTAAGTCAAAATTCATGCCTTTTTATCTACTAAAACACCAGCCATTTCACACATTTTAGCTACCATATCTAGTATTTTTTTTGAGGGAAGTTCATTTATTACTTCATTAGTATTATTGTCTATTACCTTTACAATCATTTGGTTAAACACATCATGTTTTTCATATTGTAGATGGGTACTTTCACCCTCTAAAAATTTATTTATTTTATTTACTGCCTTCTTAACTTCTTTTTCACTATTATCTTTTTCACTTAGTGGATTATTACTTTCAGTAGGCTTTGAAACCCCAGTATTATTAGAAACTTTATAAGATTTATCAAAGCCCATAGTTTTATTTACACCAATACCTCCAATTTCCATGCTTTGCCCCCCAATTTATTTTTTTAATTTTTCTAAAGCTGACAAATCAAAAACCATAGCTCTTTGGTTTTCATCCGTCACTTCTTTATAAAGTTCTGACCTTAAAATGCTAATTTCTCTAGGTGCATTTATAGCAATTTTTACTGAGCCATTTTCAATTTTAACTATGGTTATTTCCACGTCTTCACCTATTAATAGGGATTCACCTTTTTTTCTACCTATTACTAACATTTATACATCCCCTTGCTTCTTTGGCGTAAAAAACAATTAACAATTGTCATCTTCTTTAAATAGAGGTTGTTTTATTTTGTATATATCATTATCTAATATTAGTTGTTCCCCTAATTTTTCTTTTATATTAATAATTATGGGAGCTTTTAGATTAGTAGTCATATCTTCAATATGTGAATTTAAAGTTACTGTAGTTAATACTAGTACTTCTTCCGGTTTATCTATTTGTAGTTCTTTTATATAGTTATCCGGTATTTTAAATTCGTAATCTTTAAGGATATTAAATGGAGATACTAATACTAACCCAACCTCAATAGCTTCAATTGAGTGTAATATACTAAAAATTTCATTACTTTCTAAAGGGAAAATTATAAAATTTTTCAATTCCTTAAATCCCGGTAAACCTTTTTTGAACACTATAACATCTTCATCACTATACTCTCTAACTCCATGATACTTAGTAATTAGCTCCATATTACAAATCAACTCCTTTTGTAAAAATCATTTTTCTCTTAATTTTCAACTCTCAACTATCTCAAGTAATCAAGTAATGAAGGCTGAAGTACCTTAGCGCTAGTTTGTAGCGATGCCATATATACAGTTTGCATAGTAGCATATTCCATTGTTTTTTCTGTAATATCTATATCTTCAGTTGCAGACAAGATTTCTGTCATATTAAAATTCTGATCTACATTTCTAGCTTCTGCGCTTTCCATTCTATTTTGTTTAGCACCAACCTCAGAACGGAGCTTTAAAATATTGGTCGTAACTTTTTGTATTCCTTCCAAGTCTGCATTGGTCAAAGCTTTAATATCATCAGCATAATTAGGATTAGCAGTGCCTGCTGAATCCGTCGGCTTCGAATCAAGATGACTAGTAATATCCCCTAATAATTTCATAAGA
This DNA window, taken from Clostridium estertheticum, encodes the following:
- a CDS encoding flagellar protein FlaG; this encodes MEIGGIGVNKTMGFDKSYKVSNNTGVSKPTESNNPLSEKDNSEKEVKKAVNKINKFLEGESTHLQYEKHDVFNQMIVKVIDNNTNEVINELPSKKILDMVAKMCEMAGVLVDKKA
- the fliW gene encoding flagellar assembly protein FliW codes for the protein MELITKYHGVREYSDEDVIVFKKGLPGFKELKNFIIFPLESNEIFSILHSIEAIEVGLVLVSPFNILKDYEFKIPDNYIKELQIDKPEEVLVLTTVTLNSHIEDMTTNLKAPIIINIKEKLGEQLILDNDIYKIKQPLFKEDDNC
- the fliS gene encoding flagellar export chaperone FliS, with the translated sequence MAMNAYGNAFSTYKNNSVNFASKDQLLLMLVDGASKFSKIGRQAILDKDVKKAHENIVKTQNIFYELMATLDVAKGGEWAESLMKVYEFITRRLTEANIKKSEEIMNEVIPLIEDVRDTWNEAYKVSKGGK
- the csrA gene encoding carbon storage regulator CsrA, encoding MLVIGRKKGESLLIGEDVEITIVKIENGSVKIAINAPREISILRSELYKEVTDENQRAMVFDLSALEKLKK